The Collimonas fungivorans Ter331 genome has a segment encoding these proteins:
- the glcE gene encoding glycolate oxidase subunit GlcE, giving the protein MDPELFKQLAKEQILAAAAQRRTLEIRGGGSKRWYGQLVQGELLDTRAYSGVIDYEPTELVITARCGTPLAEIEALLAQHNQVLPFEPPHFGSAATLGGMVASGLSGPSRQAVGALRDFVLGAVLMDGKGDILHFGGQVMKNVAGYDVSRLLAGSLGTLGLILEVSLKVLPRPLASSSRRFAMGEAEAIRSLNQWGGLPLPISASCWQDGQLTLRLSGAQAAVSAAEQNLGGEAVADADDFWQALREQTHAFFAPAAAQKPLWRLALPSTAAPLALPGAVLIEWGGAQRWLFTDTDAQAIRSAAAAAGGHATLYRGGDKDAGVFHPLAPALAQIHRRLKASFDPAAIFNIGRMYQDF; this is encoded by the coding sequence ATGGATCCAGAATTATTCAAGCAGCTGGCCAAGGAGCAGATTCTCGCCGCCGCGGCACAGCGCCGGACGCTGGAAATCCGCGGCGGCGGCAGCAAGCGCTGGTACGGCCAGCTGGTGCAGGGCGAACTGCTGGATACGCGCGCTTATAGCGGCGTCATCGATTATGAACCGACCGAGCTGGTGATTACCGCGCGCTGCGGCACGCCGCTGGCCGAAATCGAAGCGTTGCTGGCGCAGCATAACCAGGTGCTGCCATTCGAACCGCCGCATTTCGGCAGCGCCGCTACGCTGGGCGGCATGGTCGCCAGCGGCTTGTCCGGCCCGTCGCGGCAGGCGGTCGGCGCATTGCGCGACTTTGTGCTGGGCGCGGTGCTGATGGACGGCAAAGGCGATATCCTGCATTTCGGCGGCCAGGTCATGAAGAACGTGGCGGGATACGATGTGTCGCGTCTGCTGGCCGGCTCGCTTGGCACCCTGGGTTTGATCCTGGAAGTTTCTCTGAAAGTATTGCCGCGTCCGCTTGCCAGCAGCAGCCGCCGGTTTGCCATGGGCGAAGCCGAAGCGATACGTAGCCTCAACCAGTGGGGCGGTTTGCCCTTGCCGATTTCCGCCAGCTGCTGGCAGGATGGCCAGCTGACGCTGCGCCTGTCCGGTGCACAGGCCGCGGTGAGCGCCGCCGAACAGAACCTTGGCGGCGAAGCGGTCGCCGATGCGGACGATTTCTGGCAGGCGCTGCGTGAACAGACCCACGCCTTTTTTGCACCGGCGGCTGCACAGAAGCCCTTGTGGCGGCTGGCGCTGCCGTCCACCGCAGCGCCGCTGGCATTGCCCGGCGCTGTGCTGATCGAGTGGGGCGGGGCGCAACGCTGGCTGTTCACCGATACCGACGCGCAGGCGATCCGGAGCGCGGCTGCCGCCGCCGGCGGCCATGCCACCCTGTACCGTGGCGGCGACAAGGATGCCGGCGTATTTCATCCGCTGGCGCCGGCGCTGGCGCAGATTCACCGACGCTTGAAGGCCAGCTTTGATCCGGCGGCGATTTTTAATATCGGCCGCATGTACCAGGATTTCTAG
- the glcF gene encoding glycolate oxidase subunit GlcF produces MQTNLADFIKNTRAGKEADAILRACVHCGFCTATCPTYQLLGDELDGPRGRIYLIKQVLEGTKATVKTQSHLDRCLTCRNCESTCPSGVEYGRLLDIGRKVVEDQVPRPVAQQLTRQLLKELLPRPWLFKPAMAAGQLLRPLLPRKLKNKVPEKQQAGIFPRREHARKMLLLDGCVQPAMSPNINRAAARVFDALEVQLLVAPKAGCCGAIRYHLNDQAGGLDDMRRNIDAWWPYVIGSNGQGVEAIVMTASGCGVTVKEYGHLLAADPLYAVKAKAISALTKDLSEILPAFEAELQEKLQGKIPQRVAYHPPCTLQHGQQIRGKVEGLLRSVGVDVQLCADSHLCCGSAGTYSVLQPELSYRLRDNKLNSLQATQPDMIVSANIGCLTHLQSGTQTPVRHWIELLDQALA; encoded by the coding sequence ATGCAAACCAATCTAGCCGACTTCATCAAGAATACACGGGCAGGCAAGGAGGCCGATGCGATCCTGCGCGCCTGCGTGCATTGCGGATTCTGTACGGCTACCTGCCCGACATATCAGCTGCTGGGCGATGAGCTGGATGGCCCGCGCGGCCGCATTTATCTGATCAAGCAGGTGCTGGAAGGAACCAAGGCCACTGTCAAGACCCAGTCGCACCTGGACCGCTGCCTGACCTGCCGCAATTGCGAATCGACTTGTCCGTCCGGAGTCGAATACGGCCGCCTGCTTGATATCGGCCGCAAGGTGGTGGAAGACCAGGTGCCGCGACCCGTCGCGCAGCAGCTGACGCGCCAGTTATTGAAAGAATTGTTGCCGCGCCCCTGGCTGTTCAAGCCGGCCATGGCGGCCGGCCAATTGCTGCGGCCCTTGCTGCCGCGCAAATTGAAAAACAAGGTACCGGAAAAGCAGCAAGCGGGAATTTTCCCGCGCCGCGAGCATGCGCGCAAGATGCTGCTGCTGGATGGCTGCGTACAGCCCGCGATGTCGCCCAATATCAACCGCGCGGCGGCACGGGTTTTTGATGCGCTCGAAGTGCAATTGCTGGTGGCGCCCAAGGCCGGCTGCTGCGGCGCCATCCGGTATCACCTGAACGACCAGGCCGGCGGCCTGGACGACATGCGGCGCAATATCGACGCTTGGTGGCCGTATGTGATCGGCAGCAATGGACAGGGCGTCGAGGCGATCGTCATGACTGCCTCCGGCTGCGGCGTCACGGTCAAGGAATACGGCCATCTGCTGGCGGCCGATCCGCTGTATGCAGTCAAGGCCAAAGCCATCTCAGCGCTGACCAAGGACCTGAGCGAAATCTTGCCGGCGTTCGAAGCTGAGCTGCAGGAAAAATTGCAGGGAAAAATTCCCCAGCGCGTGGCTTACCATCCGCCCTGCACCTTGCAGCATGGCCAGCAGATCCGCGGCAAGGTGGAAGGCCTGTTGCGCAGCGTCGGCGTCGATGTGCAGCTGTGCGCCGACAGTCATTTGTGCTGCGGTTCGGCCGGCACTTATTCGGTATTGCAGCCGGAACTGTCGTATCGCCTGCGCGACAACAAGCTCAACAGCCTGCAGGCGACCCAGCCGGACATGATCGTTTCCGCCAATATCGGCTGCCTGACCCATCTGCAATCAGGCACGCAGACGCCGGTCAGGCATTGGATAGAACTGCTGGACCAGGCGCTGGCCTGA
- a CDS encoding porin, with product MKHKTLALLTAAASLAGASQVRAQNGVTIYGTADAAIIYSSSQRGHANTYMNSGNLNASKLGFSGSEDLGGGSKAIFTLEQGFSIDNGAQSDPSKAFNRQSFIGLSNAGYGTFTLGRQYTPYWRYVGGLGPTGVLTGATGAHPGDLDGLDTTIRINNSLVYATPVIAGFQASALYGFGENAGAMGSGNTVSAALRYDINAFSVALGYLKLANNNLKGFAPWDPNVTSGSYAQSPVNAGYASARSVQMVAAAARYQASGNLMLGLNFSNVQMAPGADSLFTHQASFNTAGLISSYKVTPAITVAAGYSYTRETAANGISNPARYQQLSLEQTYDFSKRTALYFLETYQKAYGQTLGKDGVTAVDAVAVVGDSQNGTPSSNGKQFVAAVGIRHQF from the coding sequence ATGAAACACAAAACACTGGCGCTGCTGACAGCAGCCGCCTCGCTGGCCGGCGCGAGCCAAGTCCGGGCGCAAAACGGCGTCACCATCTATGGCACCGCCGACGCTGCGATCATCTACTCCAGCAGCCAGCGCGGTCATGCCAACACCTATATGAACAGCGGCAACCTGAATGCCAGCAAACTGGGTTTCAGCGGCAGCGAAGACCTGGGCGGCGGCAGCAAGGCCATCTTCACGCTAGAGCAGGGATTCAGCATTGACAACGGCGCCCAAAGCGACCCTAGCAAGGCGTTCAACCGCCAGTCCTTTATCGGCTTGAGCAATGCCGGCTACGGCACCTTCACCCTCGGGCGCCAGTACACGCCGTATTGGCGTTACGTCGGCGGGCTGGGACCGACCGGCGTGCTGACAGGCGCCACAGGCGCCCATCCAGGCGACCTGGACGGCCTCGACACGACGATACGCATCAACAATTCCCTGGTTTATGCGACACCGGTGATAGCCGGTTTCCAGGCCAGCGCCTTGTACGGTTTCGGCGAAAACGCCGGCGCCATGGGATCCGGCAATACCGTGAGTGCGGCGCTGCGATACGACATCAATGCGTTTAGCGTCGCGCTGGGATACCTGAAGCTGGCCAACAACAATCTGAAAGGTTTTGCGCCCTGGGATCCGAACGTCACTTCAGGCAGCTATGCCCAGTCCCCCGTCAACGCCGGTTATGCCTCCGCCAGGTCGGTGCAGATGGTTGCCGCGGCCGCGAGGTACCAGGCGTCGGGCAACCTGATGCTGGGCTTGAATTTTTCCAATGTCCAGATGGCGCCCGGAGCGGATTCATTGTTTACCCACCAGGCCAGTTTCAACACGGCAGGCCTGATTTCAAGCTACAAGGTGACGCCGGCCATTACGGTGGCAGCCGGCTACAGCTATACGCGCGAAACGGCCGCCAACGGTATCAGCAACCCGGCCCGTTATCAGCAGCTGTCCCTGGAGCAGACCTACGATTTCTCTAAACGCACCGCGCTCTACTTCCTGGAAACCTATCAAAAGGCGTACGGCCAGACCTTGGGCAAAGATGGCGTGACAGCGGTCGACGCCGTCGCCGTAGTCGGCGATTCGCAAAATGGCACGCCGTCGTCCAACGGCAAACAGTTTGTCGCGGCAGTCGGCATCCGCCATCAGTTTTAA
- a CDS encoding glycoside hydrolase family 31 protein yields the protein MSVKQIPEFHLAARNGAMLTLKGSGGQAAYIFVLEQDIIRVMVLPDASLRFPRTWAIAPGDQQLPLAGRDRFSLAGFAQPAYTAEEHGGALQIETGKIRLTVQLKGLSCSWETCKDGVWQNAAQDRRTQHINFGYWDDKVYHYLKRDAGDEMYFGLGERSGETNRHGRSYSLKTIDAMGYNASSTDALYKHIPFYLTWNKRQKTTFGLFYDTLSEGKLDMGCELDNYHGHYRYFVADHGDLDYYFIAGDDMEQVVRRYTWMTGQPAFTPKWGLGYSGSTMTYTDAPNAQEKMNEFLENCEQHDMLCESFHLSSGYTSIGDKRYVFNWNREKFPDPKEFAQHYLKHGVRLCANIKPCLLQDHPCFAEARDLGLFINDQNGEPELVQFWDEIGAYLDFTNPDTIDWWKQAVTSSLLEYGITSTWNDNNEFQVLNPQASVNGFGKPFKAVEAKGLQTLLMMAASQEAQTAFAPQQRPYLVSRSGAAGMQRYVQTWSGDNYTSWQTLKYNIKMGIGLALSGISNTGHDVGGFSGPAPGPELLLRWVQFGIFMPRFSIHSWNDDKTVNEAWMYPEITGAIRNLLKLRARLTPYFYDLLWRYHQHYEPMIKPTFLAFPDDPQCFAENDDMLVGPSLLLAAVVEPGQHSRAVYLPAGADWYDFWSGAHHHGGQEIVLPAVGDRPPLLARAGSAIAVNVAEQHFNRPAQQQSFMVFPHQAGGSFTTEFFDDDGVSHAHKNGQSSLWKIHVQSQASVLEIAVGCSGVQLASDIVVLLLPQHETRRLATDAIVISDAIVDGYREVQIRITKPTF from the coding sequence ATGTCGGTCAAGCAAATACCCGAGTTTCACCTCGCCGCCCGCAACGGCGCCATGCTCACTCTCAAGGGATCCGGCGGCCAGGCCGCTTACATCTTCGTGCTGGAGCAAGACATCATCCGCGTCATGGTGCTGCCCGACGCCAGCCTGCGCTTCCCGCGCACCTGGGCGATTGCGCCGGGCGACCAGCAGCTGCCGCTGGCAGGGCGCGACCGCTTCTCGCTGGCAGGTTTCGCACAGCCTGCCTACACCGCAGAAGAACATGGCGGCGCCTTGCAGATCGAGACCGGGAAAATCCGGCTGACGGTGCAGCTCAAAGGCCTGTCCTGCAGCTGGGAAACCTGCAAGGACGGCGTCTGGCAAAACGCCGCGCAGGACCGCCGCACGCAGCACATCAATTTCGGCTACTGGGACGACAAGGTCTATCACTACCTCAAGCGCGACGCCGGCGACGAAATGTATTTCGGCCTCGGCGAACGCAGCGGCGAAACCAACCGCCACGGCCGCAGCTATTCCCTGAAAACCATCGATGCGATGGGCTACAACGCCAGCAGCACGGACGCCTTGTACAAGCACATCCCGTTCTACCTGACCTGGAACAAGCGGCAAAAAACCACCTTCGGCCTGTTCTACGACACGCTGTCGGAAGGCAAGCTGGACATGGGCTGCGAACTGGACAACTATCACGGCCACTACCGCTATTTCGTCGCCGACCATGGCGACCTGGATTATTACTTCATCGCCGGCGACGACATGGAGCAGGTGGTGCGGCGCTATACCTGGATGACCGGCCAGCCGGCGTTCACGCCGAAATGGGGACTGGGCTATTCCGGTTCGACCATGACATATACCGACGCCCCGAACGCACAGGAAAAGATGAATGAATTCCTGGAGAACTGCGAGCAGCACGACATGCTGTGCGAATCGTTCCACCTCTCGTCCGGCTACACCTCGATCGGCGACAAGCGTTATGTGTTCAACTGGAACCGCGAGAAATTCCCCGATCCCAAGGAATTTGCACAGCACTATCTGAAGCATGGCGTGCGCCTGTGCGCCAACATCAAGCCTTGCCTGTTGCAGGACCATCCGTGTTTTGCCGAAGCGCGCGATCTTGGCCTGTTCATCAACGACCAGAATGGCGAACCGGAGCTGGTGCAGTTCTGGGATGAAATCGGCGCCTACCTGGATTTCACCAACCCTGACACCATCGACTGGTGGAAGCAGGCGGTGACCAGCTCCCTGCTGGAATACGGCATCACCAGCACCTGGAACGACAACAACGAATTCCAGGTGCTCAATCCGCAAGCCAGCGTCAACGGCTTCGGCAAGCCGTTCAAGGCGGTCGAGGCCAAGGGCTTGCAAACCTTGCTGATGATGGCCGCTTCGCAAGAAGCGCAAACCGCCTTCGCGCCGCAGCAGCGGCCCTACCTGGTTTCGCGTTCCGGCGCGGCCGGCATGCAGCGTTACGTGCAGACCTGGTCCGGCGACAATTACACTTCATGGCAGACGCTCAAGTACAACATCAAGATGGGCATCGGCCTGGCCCTGTCCGGTATTTCGAACACCGGCCACGATGTGGGCGGCTTCAGCGGCCCGGCGCCAGGCCCGGAGTTATTGCTGCGCTGGGTGCAGTTCGGCATTTTCATGCCGCGCTTTTCGATCCACTCGTGGAACGACGACAAGACCGTCAACGAAGCCTGGATGTATCCGGAAATCACCGGCGCCATCCGCAACCTGCTCAAGCTGCGCGCCCGCCTGACGCCTTATTTCTACGATCTGCTGTGGCGCTACCACCAGCATTACGAACCGATGATCAAGCCGACCTTCCTGGCGTTTCCCGACGATCCGCAATGCTTCGCGGAAAACGACGACATGCTGGTCGGCCCGAGCCTGCTGCTGGCCGCCGTGGTAGAGCCGGGCCAGCACAGCCGCGCCGTGTATCTTCCGGCAGGTGCAGATTGGTATGATTTCTGGAGCGGCGCGCATCACCACGGCGGCCAGGAAATTGTACTGCCCGCCGTCGGCGACCGGCCGCCGCTGCTGGCCAGGGCCGGCAGCGCCATCGCCGTCAATGTCGCCGAACAGCATTTCAACCGGCCCGCGCAGCAGCAAAGCTTCATGGTCTTTCCGCACCAGGCCGGCGGCAGTTTCACCACCGAATTTTTCGACGATGACGGCGTCAGCCATGCTCACAAGAATGGCCAGAGCAGCCTGTGGAAAATCCATGTGCAGAGTCAGGCGTCCGTCCTGGAAATCGCGGTCGGATGCAGCGGCGTGCAGCTGGCGTCCGACATCGTAGTCCTGCTCCTGCCGCAGCACGAAACCCGGCGGTTGGCGACTGACGCCATCGTCATCAGCGACGCCATCGTCGATGGCTACCGTGAAGTCCAGATAAGAATCACCAAGCCCACGTTCTGA
- a CDS encoding MFS transporter, producing MKHIKGLRWWIIALVCFGTILNYISRNSLGVLADTLKHDLAFSTKEYSYVVAAFQVAYTIMQPVCGYIIDFLGLKIGFALFAAAWSVVGMLHGFATGWISLAFFRGLLGLTEAVAIPAGVKAVSEWFPKQERSVAVGYFNAGTSMGAVIAPVLVAWLLYKHGWQSAFIATGALGFIFAGLWFFFYRAPKDHPNLSDTERAYILSGQESIAESQAHAKPSVRAIVSTRRFWGIAITRFLAEPAWQTFNFWIPLYFISVRGMNLKEFAIFGWMPFFAADMGGILGGYLSPFLMKHFKFKLVSSRIAGIATGALLMTSVGFVGYVESPYVAIALFCIGGFSHQMISGLVNTMTTDVFNTREVGTANGLTGMISWIGGLSFSLLIGQLAESIGYTPLFAALGMFDVVGATILFLLYRGYKDSSVARN from the coding sequence ATGAAACATATCAAAGGCCTACGCTGGTGGATCATCGCCCTCGTCTGTTTTGGCACCATACTCAACTACATATCGCGCAACTCGCTGGGCGTACTGGCGGACACGCTGAAACACGACCTGGCGTTCAGCACCAAAGAATATTCGTATGTAGTGGCGGCTTTCCAGGTGGCCTACACCATCATGCAGCCGGTATGCGGCTACATCATCGATTTTCTCGGTTTGAAAATAGGTTTTGCCCTGTTTGCCGCCGCCTGGTCGGTGGTCGGCATGCTGCACGGCTTTGCCACTGGCTGGATCTCGCTGGCGTTTTTCCGCGGCTTGCTCGGTCTGACCGAAGCCGTCGCGATCCCAGCCGGGGTAAAAGCAGTATCGGAATGGTTTCCCAAACAGGAACGTTCGGTGGCCGTGGGTTACTTTAACGCCGGCACCTCGATGGGGGCGGTGATCGCCCCTGTGCTCGTAGCATGGCTGTTGTACAAGCACGGCTGGCAATCGGCGTTTATTGCGACCGGCGCGCTGGGTTTCATCTTTGCCGGCTTGTGGTTCTTCTTTTACCGCGCCCCCAAGGACCATCCCAACCTGTCCGATACGGAACGCGCTTATATCCTCTCCGGCCAGGAAAGCATTGCCGAAAGCCAGGCCCACGCCAAGCCGTCGGTGCGGGCGATCGTCAGCACCCGCCGCTTCTGGGGGATCGCCATCACCCGCTTCCTGGCAGAACCCGCCTGGCAAACCTTCAATTTCTGGATTCCGCTGTACTTTATTTCGGTGCGCGGCATGAACCTGAAAGAATTCGCCATCTTCGGCTGGATGCCATTCTTCGCCGCCGACATGGGCGGCATCCTGGGCGGCTACCTGTCGCCGTTCCTGATGAAACATTTCAAGTTCAAGCTGGTCAGCTCGCGCATCGCCGGCATCGCCACCGGCGCGCTGCTGATGACCAGCGTCGGTTTTGTCGGCTATGTGGAAAGTCCTTACGTGGCGATCGCCCTGTTTTGCATAGGCGGCTTTTCCCATCAAATGATTTCCGGCCTGGTCAACACCATGACCACCGACGTCTTCAACACCCGGGAAGTCGGCACCGCCAACGGCTTGACCGGCATGATCAGTTGGATCGGCGGACTTTCGTTTTCGCTGCTGATCGGGCAGCTGGCCGAATCCATCGGCTATACCCCGCTGTTCGCCGCGCTCGGCATGTTTGACGTGGTGGGCGCGACGATCCTGTTCCTGCTGTATCGCGGCTACAAAGACAGCAGCGTTGCCCGCAACTGA
- a CDS encoding aldose 1-epimerase, whose translation MKKLLLSPEISLSNGGWHLTLSPSAGGRVTSLSSSQDGNVIDWIVPMPEHCRRHGFQASAWPKAGIYPLLPFSNRIRGGAFSWAGLDLSLPLHPGEAHAMHGFGHRAQWQLLDCDGSSAAMLYVHAAGDSGWPWRFQAKQTISLAAGALAMQMEITNTSDATLPPMPLGAGFHPYFPRRFARQVCFAAQQLWQADAEHVATGVGDVPPQHDYGNPRGSPRSIEQEEELTLYYGGWNRRAKIGDGRQHQIAISASPLLSHLVLHAPKAGDYFCIEPVTHVANAVNLAQSGFSNTGLQILSPGHTFICELRMDFSGPAIPESS comes from the coding sequence ATGAAAAAACTCCTGCTCTCACCGGAAATCAGCCTCAGCAACGGCGGCTGGCATTTGACGCTGTCGCCGTCCGCCGGCGGCCGCGTCACTTCTCTCAGCTCGTCGCAAGACGGAAATGTAATCGACTGGATCGTTCCCATGCCGGAACACTGCCGCCGCCATGGTTTTCAGGCGAGCGCCTGGCCCAAGGCCGGCATCTACCCGCTGCTGCCGTTCTCCAACCGCATCCGCGGCGGCGCATTTTCCTGGGCCGGCCTGGACCTCAGCCTGCCGCTGCACCCGGGAGAAGCACACGCCATGCATGGCTTTGGCCACCGCGCCCAGTGGCAGCTGCTGGATTGCGACGGCAGCAGCGCAGCCATGCTGTATGTCCATGCCGCCGGCGACAGCGGCTGGCCCTGGCGCTTCCAGGCAAAACAGACGATAAGCCTGGCCGCCGGCGCGCTCGCCATGCAGATGGAGATCACCAACACCAGCGATGCGACGCTTCCTCCCATGCCGCTCGGCGCAGGCTTCCACCCGTATTTCCCGCGGCGCTTTGCCCGCCAGGTTTGCTTTGCCGCGCAACAGTTGTGGCAAGCCGATGCCGAACATGTCGCCACTGGCGTCGGCGACGTCCCTCCGCAGCACGACTATGGCAACCCGCGCGGCAGCCCGCGTAGCATTGAGCAAGAGGAAGAACTGACGCTGTACTACGGCGGCTGGAACCGGCGCGCCAAGATCGGCGACGGCCGGCAACACCAGATCGCGATCTCCGCCTCGCCCCTGCTGTCGCACCTGGTGCTGCATGCGCCAAAGGCGGGCGACTACTTCTGCATCGAACCGGTGACCCATGTCGCCAACGCAGTCAACCTGGCGCAGTCCGGTTTCAGCAATACCGGCTTGCAGATTTTATCTCCGGGCCACACGTTCATCTGCGAGCTGCGGATGGATTTTTCCGGTCCCGCCATCCCGGAATCGTCGTAA
- the gudD gene encoding glucarate dehydratase: MTDSNTSPAVPGTPHIVDMRVVPVAGRDSMLLNLSGAHGPYFTRNIVILRDSAGNTGVGEVPGGERIRQTLEDARPLLLGKSIGSYQAILNSARTAFGDRDAGGRGLQTFDLRIAIHAVTALEAALLDLLGKFLGVPVAALLGEGQQRDAVKMLGYLFYVGDRNATDLPYASAPDAADDWLRLRHEPALDAQAVVALAEAAYQRYGFNDFKLKGGVLRGEDEIEAVTALAERFPAARITLDPNGGWLLKDAIRLCRDQHAVLAYAEDPCGAENGFSGREVMAEFRRATGLQTATNMIATDWREMGHAIQLQSVDIPLADPHFWTMQGSVRVAQMCREWGLTWGSHSNNHFDISLAMFTHVAAAAPGDITAIDTHWIWQDGQRLTKEPLRIAGGMVEVPKKPGLGIELDLAELEAAHQLYRGMGLGARDDAVAMQYLIPGWKFDNKKPCLLR, from the coding sequence ATGACAGATTCGAACACCAGCCCTGCCGTTCCAGGCACTCCCCATATCGTCGACATGCGCGTGGTGCCGGTGGCCGGCCGCGACAGCATGCTGCTCAACCTGAGCGGCGCGCATGGCCCCTATTTCACGCGCAACATCGTGATCCTGCGCGACAGCGCCGGCAATACCGGCGTCGGCGAAGTGCCGGGCGGCGAACGCATCCGGCAAACGCTGGAAGATGCGCGCCCGCTGCTGCTGGGAAAATCCATAGGCAGCTACCAGGCCATCCTCAACAGCGCGCGCACAGCGTTCGGCGACCGCGACGCCGGCGGCCGCGGCCTGCAAACCTTCGACCTGCGCATCGCGATCCATGCGGTGACGGCGCTCGAGGCCGCCCTGCTCGACCTGCTGGGCAAATTCCTTGGCGTGCCGGTAGCGGCATTGCTGGGCGAAGGCCAGCAGCGCGATGCGGTGAAAATGCTCGGTTACCTGTTCTACGTCGGCGACCGCAACGCCACCGACCTGCCCTACGCCAGCGCGCCGGACGCCGCCGACGACTGGCTGCGGCTGCGCCATGAACCCGCCCTGGACGCACAGGCAGTGGTGGCGCTGGCCGAAGCCGCGTACCAACGCTACGGCTTCAACGATTTCAAGCTGAAGGGCGGCGTGCTGCGCGGCGAAGATGAAATCGAAGCAGTGACGGCGCTGGCCGAACGTTTCCCCGCTGCCCGCATCACGCTCGATCCGAACGGCGGCTGGCTGCTCAAGGACGCCATCCGCCTGTGCCGCGACCAGCACGCGGTGCTGGCCTATGCCGAAGATCCCTGCGGCGCCGAGAACGGTTTTTCGGGGCGCGAAGTAATGGCGGAATTCCGCCGCGCCACCGGTTTGCAGACCGCCACCAACATGATCGCAACCGACTGGCGCGAAATGGGCCATGCGATCCAGCTGCAATCGGTCGACATCCCGTTGGCCGATCCGCACTTCTGGACCATGCAGGGTTCGGTGCGGGTGGCGCAGATGTGCCGCGAATGGGGCCTGACCTGGGGTTCGCATTCCAACAACCACTTCGATATCTCGCTGGCAATGTTCACCCACGTCGCCGCCGCGGCTCCGGGCGACATCACCGCCATCGACACGCACTGGATCTGGCAAGACGGCCAGCGCCTGACCAAAGAGCCGCTGCGGATCGCCGGCGGCATGGTCGAAGTGCCGAAAAAACCGGGCCTCGGCATCGAGCTCGACCTGGCGGAACTGGAAGCGGCGCATCAGCTCTACCGCGGCATGGGGCTGGGCGCACGCGACGACGCCGTGGCCATGCAATACCTGATCCCGGGCTGGAAGTTCGACAACAAGAAGCCTTGCCTGCTGCGCTAA
- a CDS encoding LacI family DNA-binding transcriptional regulator: MNAVVADVTARRKGGRQGSRKAGGFTLRDVAKLAGVAPITASRALNTPDAVSAKVLQKVQAAVLQTGYVPNLLAGALASQKSRLVAAVVPTLSGPMFLQTVEALTDTLAGAGYQVMLGQSGYENSREDALLDAIIGRRPDGIVLTGITRSPQARRRLLASGIPVVETWDLTPTPVDMLVGFSHEKIGAAVAQYLHSKGKRRVAAISGDDERSRRRATAFSEAAVRLGMARPQESEVPACLVTAPTTLGNGRSGLRELLQRAPDIDAVFCSSDLLALGVMIEAQASAIAIPGQLAVIGLGDLSFSRDLHPPLTTVRIDGTAIGSTAARFIIDRSEGKSVAEPICDLGFTIIERASV; encoded by the coding sequence ATGAATGCGGTCGTCGCCGACGTCACCGCGCGCCGCAAAGGCGGCCGCCAAGGCAGCCGTAAAGCCGGCGGCTTCACCCTGCGCGACGTCGCCAAACTGGCGGGCGTCGCCCCCATTACCGCGTCGCGCGCGCTGAATACGCCGGACGCCGTCTCCGCCAAGGTTTTGCAAAAAGTACAGGCCGCCGTGCTGCAGACCGGTTATGTGCCGAACCTGCTGGCCGGCGCGCTGGCGTCGCAGAAAAGCCGCCTGGTGGCGGCCGTGGTGCCGACCCTGTCCGGCCCGATGTTCCTGCAAACCGTGGAAGCACTGACCGACACCCTGGCCGGCGCCGGCTACCAGGTGATGCTGGGCCAGAGCGGTTATGAAAATTCGCGCGAAGACGCCCTGCTCGACGCCATCATCGGCCGCCGCCCGGACGGCATCGTGCTGACCGGCATCACCCGTTCGCCGCAGGCGCGCCGGCGCTTGCTGGCGAGCGGCATCCCGGTGGTGGAAACCTGGGACTTGACGCCGACCCCGGTCGACATGCTGGTCGGTTTCTCCCATGAAAAGATCGGCGCCGCAGTCGCGCAATACCTGCACAGCAAGGGCAAGCGCCGGGTAGCCGCCATCAGCGGCGACGATGAGCGCAGCCGGCGCCGCGCCACGGCGTTTTCCGAGGCTGCGGTCCGGCTCGGCATGGCGCGGCCGCAGGAAAGCGAGGTGCCGGCCTGCCTGGTGACGGCGCCCACCACGCTTGGCAACGGCCGCAGCGGGTTGCGGGAATTATTGCAGCGCGCGCCCGATATCGACGCTGTGTTTTGCAGCTCCGACCTGCTGGCCCTGGGTGTGATGATAGAGGCCCAAGCCAGCGCCATCGCCATCCCCGGCCAGCTGGCCGTGATCGGCCTGGGCGACCTCAGTTTTTCACGCGACCTGCATCCGCCGCTGACCACGGTCCGCATCGACGGCACCGCCATCGGCAGCACCGCAGCGCGTTTCATCATCGACCGCTCCGAAGGCAAAAGCGTGGCCGAACCGATCTGCGATCTCGGCTTCACCATCATAGAGCGCGCCAGCGTTTAA